GGCTGACGGAGGTAAAGGATATGACCGGTTATCTGCTCGGCAATCTTGTCCGCCAGAAAGGCGCGCTGCACTATCTTGAAACACTGCTTGAGGAAGAGTTTTCCCACCTGCGTGAACGTCGTCCCGATGATGTGAGCCATGTGGAGATGATGATTCATGAACTGGTGCGTCAGGTGGCTTCCGAGCGTGTGGAGCTTAAGGAAGCCATGAACGGCGTGCGTCTGCAGGAATACTGCGACAGTCTGGATGAAGAGACGGCGGCTCCTGTGCGTGATGCCCTGCAGCGCATCGACGAACTTGAGCAGACCTGTTCGCGTATGGCTTCGCGCAATGCAGAGCTGGCGCTGGCGCTTATGGATCAGAGCCAGAAAATGCTTTCTTTCATGCATGAACGTATCCAGCCGGATACCCGTATGACCTACGGCGGCCGCGGGCGCTACACCACCCACAGACCTCAGGCCGCACTGCTCAGCGGGAGGCTGTAATGACGCTTAACTCGCTGCTCAGCGTGGGCAAGGATGCGCTGTTTGCGTCGCAGAGCGCCATC
Above is a window of Oleidesulfovibrio alaskensis DSM 16109 DNA encoding:
- a CDS encoding flagellar protein FlgN; the protein is MTGYLLGNLVRQKGALHYLETLLEEEFSHLRERRPDDVSHVEMMIHELVRQVASERVELKEAMNGVRLQEYCDSLDEETAAPVRDALQRIDELEQTCSRMASRNAELALALMDQSQKMLSFMHERIQPDTRMTYGGRGRYTTHRPQAALLSGRL